From the Natrarchaeobaculum aegyptiacum genome, one window contains:
- a CDS encoding UbiA family prenyltransferase has protein sequence MSLLRHDRGVGGVARAYWSQVHPVFMLPPVAASLFGAILAGDGAGTATTTATAVHAVAIFAAVYTAHLKDGYVDFHVRGEDDDHPLTERGCRVGLVASSALFALCCLLLWELAGWLAVALTVPTWGIAYLHAPQLDTNPLTATTGYPLGIALAILGGYAVQTGTVSGVALGFALVFLVLLTGIKVVDDAQDYDYDRSIDKITVAVRVGPARAHRVAYGLMATALVVVVALAVSQIFPPTAVLAALAFAAVALVARRAEPELATMLLVRGSYVFLAVLVAAVWFQPLSRLGI, from the coding sequence ATGTCCCTGCTGCGACACGATCGCGGTGTCGGTGGCGTCGCTCGAGCCTACTGGTCGCAGGTGCATCCGGTGTTCATGCTGCCGCCGGTCGCGGCCTCGCTGTTCGGTGCGATTCTCGCGGGCGACGGCGCTGGCACTGCGACGACGACTGCCACTGCAGTCCACGCGGTCGCGATCTTCGCTGCGGTCTACACGGCTCACCTCAAAGACGGCTACGTCGATTTCCACGTCCGCGGCGAGGACGACGACCACCCGCTGACCGAACGCGGCTGTCGCGTCGGTCTGGTCGCCTCGAGTGCGCTCTTCGCACTCTGTTGTCTGCTCCTGTGGGAACTCGCCGGCTGGCTCGCAGTCGCGCTCACCGTACCAACGTGGGGTATCGCGTACCTTCACGCCCCGCAACTCGACACGAACCCGCTGACCGCCACCACGGGGTACCCCCTCGGCATCGCGCTGGCGATCCTCGGCGGGTACGCCGTCCAGACAGGCACCGTGAGCGGCGTCGCCCTCGGCTTCGCACTCGTCTTCCTCGTCTTGCTCACGGGGATCAAGGTGGTCGACGACGCCCAGGACTACGACTACGACCGCTCGATCGACAAGATCACCGTCGCCGTCCGGGTCGGGCCGGCGCGGGCACACCGCGTCGCCTACGGGCTCATGGCGACCGCACTGGTTGTGGTCGTCGCACTCGCAGTCAGTCAGATCTTCCCGCCGACTGCCGTCCTCGCCGCGCTCGCGTTCGCTGCCGTGGCCCTCGTTGCTCGACGGGCCGAACCGGAACTGGCGACCATGCTCCTCGTACGCGGCTCGTACGTCTTCCTCGCCGTGCTGGTTGCCGCCGTCTGGTTTCAACCGCTCTCGAGGCTCGGCATCTGA
- a CDS encoding 30S ribosomal protein S9, which translates to MVTNTSGKKKTAVARATVREGEGRVRINSQPVELVEPEMSRLKMLEPFRIVGDDLRSEMDIDVRVDGGGISGQADAVRTAIARGIVQHTNDAELRDAFMEFDRSLLVNDVRQSEPKKWGGPGARARYQKSYR; encoded by the coding sequence ATGGTAACGAACACGAGTGGCAAGAAGAAGACGGCCGTCGCCCGCGCCACCGTGCGCGAGGGGGAAGGCCGCGTGCGAATCAACTCCCAGCCGGTCGAGCTCGTCGAGCCCGAGATGTCGCGGCTCAAGATGCTCGAACCGTTCCGCATCGTCGGCGACGACCTGCGAAGCGAGATGGACATCGACGTTCGCGTCGACGGTGGTGGCATCAGCGGGCAGGCAGACGCCGTCCGCACGGCCATCGCCCGCGGGATCGTCCAGCACACCAACGACGCCGAACTTCGCGACGCGTTCATGGAGTTCGATCGCTCGCTGCTGGTCAACGACGTTCGCCAGTCCGAACCGAAGAAGTGGGGCGGCCCGGGCGCTCGGGCACGCTACCAGAAATCGTACCGCTAA
- a CDS encoding 50S ribosomal protein L13, translated as MSVAEFDADVVVDARDCILGRVASEVAQRALDGERVAVVNAEDAVITGDKEDVFETYRTRIGLGSDQGPAYPRRPDTIFKRSIRGMLPYKKPRGREALSNVRVYVGNPYEDDDDREAEILEDTSLDRLSNIRFVHLGEVADQLGANVTW; from the coding sequence ATGAGCGTCGCCGAATTCGACGCGGACGTCGTCGTCGACGCCCGTGACTGCATCCTCGGCCGTGTCGCCAGCGAGGTCGCCCAGCGCGCCCTCGACGGCGAGCGCGTCGCCGTCGTCAACGCCGAAGACGCCGTCATCACCGGCGACAAGGAAGACGTCTTCGAGACCTACCGTACCCGGATCGGCCTCGGCTCCGACCAGGGGCCGGCCTATCCGCGCCGACCGGACACGATCTTCAAGCGATCGATCCGCGGCATGCTGCCGTACAAGAAGCCCCGCGGTCGCGAGGCACTCTCGAACGTCCGCGTCTACGTGGGCAACCCCTACGAGGACGACGACGACCGCGAGGCCGAGATTCTCGAGGACACGTCGCTGGACCGCCTGTCGAACATCCGCTTCGTCCATCTGGGCGAAGTCGCAGACCAACTCGGTGCTAACGTCACATGGTAA
- a CDS encoding thiamine pyrophosphate-binding protein, which produces MTDAYTGADLFVDALESYGVDYVFGNPGTTELPIVEAIGQSDLEYVLGLHEDIAVGMAGGYAQTRRYHSHHDDSVLPVGVANLHIAPGLAHGLGNLYAAKITGAPLVVTAGNHSTDFRHEEPILSGDLVDLADQFCKWSDEVLDVAALPTMLRRAFRVAMTPPTGPVFLGLPLDVVMEETEADPEPLGPIPNAGRGDPAQLELAADIVAAADSPVMVVGDHVARAGADAVDAAVDFAEASGARVHGEILSSEVAFPTDHDQWVSHVPPNQELASMLQDTDTLVFAGCSTHTTLTRHEGSLYNTDATIVHLGHDAWQLGKNEHADCAVLGDPGLVLQNLADRVGDRVDEETLESRLENVAGVKEMVGARLSSIGEGSGDDDPRASKAQLVDTIERVVSDPYVVDEGITSKYAMLTRWEMDAEQYISNKGGGLGYGLPAAVGAAVAEGQREDPREVIGFIGDGSYQYYPHSIYSAARHDLDLTVVISDNRNYRILKDNTLDLMGGEEDDYAFVGMDFDPPVDLVKNAESHGANAQLVETPDEIEDALEEALENDGVDVLDVLVQD; this is translated from the coding sequence ATGACAGACGCGTACACGGGTGCCGACCTGTTCGTCGACGCACTCGAGTCCTACGGCGTCGACTACGTCTTCGGGAATCCCGGGACGACGGAACTTCCGATCGTCGAGGCCATCGGGCAGAGCGACCTCGAGTACGTCCTCGGGCTGCACGAGGATATCGCAGTGGGGATGGCCGGTGGCTATGCTCAGACCCGGCGGTATCACAGCCACCACGACGACTCCGTGTTACCCGTCGGGGTCGCGAACCTGCACATCGCACCGGGGCTGGCCCACGGGCTGGGGAACCTCTACGCTGCGAAGATCACTGGCGCGCCGCTCGTGGTCACCGCGGGCAACCACAGCACGGACTTCCGACACGAAGAACCGATACTCTCGGGCGACCTCGTCGACCTCGCCGACCAGTTCTGCAAGTGGTCCGACGAGGTCCTCGACGTCGCGGCGCTCCCGACGATGCTCCGGCGGGCGTTTCGGGTCGCCATGACGCCGCCGACGGGTCCCGTCTTCCTCGGGCTCCCCCTCGACGTCGTCATGGAGGAAACCGAGGCCGATCCCGAACCCCTGGGCCCGATTCCGAACGCTGGTCGCGGTGACCCTGCCCAGCTCGAGCTGGCGGCCGACATCGTCGCGGCGGCCGACAGTCCCGTGATGGTCGTCGGCGATCACGTCGCCCGCGCCGGAGCCGACGCCGTCGACGCAGCCGTCGACTTCGCGGAAGCCTCGGGCGCGCGAGTCCACGGCGAGATCCTCTCGAGTGAGGTCGCGTTCCCGACGGACCACGACCAGTGGGTCTCTCACGTGCCGCCGAACCAGGAACTCGCCTCGATGCTGCAGGACACCGACACCCTGGTGTTCGCCGGCTGTTCGACCCACACGACGCTGACCCGCCACGAGGGGTCGCTGTACAACACCGACGCGACCATCGTCCACCTCGGCCACGACGCCTGGCAACTCGGCAAGAACGAACACGCAGACTGCGCCGTCCTCGGCGACCCCGGTCTCGTCCTGCAGAATCTCGCAGACCGCGTCGGTGACCGGGTCGACGAGGAGACCCTCGAGTCCCGCCTCGAGAACGTTGCGGGGGTCAAGGAGATGGTCGGGGCTCGACTCTCGAGCATCGGCGAGGGATCAGGCGACGACGATCCGCGGGCGTCGAAGGCCCAGCTGGTCGATACGATCGAGCGCGTCGTGAGCGATCCGTACGTCGTCGACGAGGGGATCACCTCGAAGTACGCGATGCTTACCCGCTGGGAGATGGACGCCGAACAGTACATCTCGAACAAAGGTGGTGGGCTCGGCTACGGCCTGCCGGCGGCCGTCGGTGCCGCCGTGGCGGAGGGCCAGCGCGAGGATCCACGCGAGGTGATCGGATTCATCGGTGACGGCTCCTACCAGTACTACCCCCACTCGATCTACAGCGCCGCTCGCCACGATCTCGACCTCACCGTCGTCATCTCCGACAACCGCAACTACCGCATCCTCAAGGACAACACGCTCGACCTGATGGGCGGCGAGGAAGACGACTACGCGTTCGTCGGGATGGACTTCGACCCGCCCGTCGACCTCGTGAAAAACGCCGAGAGCCACGGCGCAAACGCCCAGCTGGTCGAAACGCCTGACGAGATCGAGGACGCACTCGAGGAAGCGCTCGAGAACGACGGCGTCGACGTGCTCGACGTGCTGGTGCAGGACTGA
- the rpsB gene encoding 30S ribosomal protein S2, producing MTENDATQEGLDAAADEVDEEPAEGAGPAADPAEDVEPVDEQSAEADDEADAEAAADDDVEAEPEDAGPALDDDVMGDEEADLLIPVEDYLGAGVHIGTQQKTADMERFIHRVRTDGLYVLDVAKTDGRIRTAADFLANYAPEQILVTSSRQYGRFPAEKFAEAVGARARTGRFIPGTLTNPKYDGYIEPDVVVVTDPIGDAQAVKEAITVGIPVIAMCDSNNQVSNVDLVVPTNNKGRKALSVVYWLLANEVLDRRGAEPSYSLEDFESVV from the coding sequence ATGACAGAAAACGACGCGACCCAGGAAGGGCTCGACGCCGCCGCGGACGAGGTAGACGAGGAGCCGGCCGAAGGTGCCGGTCCCGCTGCCGACCCCGCAGAGGACGTCGAGCCAGTCGACGAACAGTCCGCCGAGGCCGACGACGAGGCCGACGCAGAAGCAGCCGCTGACGACGACGTCGAAGCCGAACCGGAAGACGCCGGGCCGGCTCTCGACGACGACGTCATGGGCGACGAGGAAGCCGACCTCCTCATCCCCGTCGAGGACTACCTCGGTGCCGGTGTCCACATCGGTACCCAGCAGAAGACCGCGGACATGGAGCGGTTCATCCACCGCGTCCGCACCGACGGGCTCTACGTGCTCGACGTCGCGAAGACCGACGGCCGCATCCGCACGGCTGCGGACTTCCTCGCCAACTACGCACCCGAACAGATCCTCGTCACCTCGAGCCGCCAGTACGGTCGCTTCCCGGCAGAGAAGTTCGCCGAAGCGGTCGGCGCTCGAGCGCGAACGGGCCGGTTCATCCCCGGCACGCTGACGAACCCCAAGTACGACGGCTACATCGAACCCGACGTGGTCGTCGTCACGGACCCGATCGGTGACGCTCAGGCCGTCAAGGAGGCCATCACCGTGGGTATCCCGGTTATCGCGATGTGTGACTCGAACAACCAGGTCAGCAACGTCGACCTCGTCGTCCCGACGAACAACAAGGGTCGCAAGGCTCTCTCGGTCGTCTACTGGTTGCTCGCGAACGAAGTCCTCGACCGCCGCGGCGCAGAGCCGTCGTACTCGCTCGAGGACTTCGAGAGCGTGGTCTGA
- a CDS encoding 30S ribosomal protein S11, whose product MADDDKWGIAHVHASFNNTVMTVTDLTGAETIAKSSGGTAVKQNRDEASPYAAMQMAESVAEEVKAAGITGLHVRVRGPGGNLQKSPGPGAQATIRALARSGIEIGRIEDVTPIPHDGSRAPKGKGGY is encoded by the coding sequence ATGGCAGACGACGACAAGTGGGGCATCGCCCACGTGCACGCATCGTTCAACAACACCGTCATGACCGTGACCGACCTCACGGGCGCCGAAACGATCGCCAAGTCCTCCGGTGGGACCGCGGTCAAGCAGAACCGTGACGAGGCGTCGCCGTACGCGGCCATGCAGATGGCCGAGTCCGTCGCCGAGGAGGTCAAAGCCGCAGGCATCACCGGGCTTCACGTCCGCGTTCGTGGCCCCGGCGGGAACCTCCAGAAGTCCCCCGGTCCCGGCGCGCAGGCGACGATCCGCGCGCTCGCCCGCTCGGGCATCGAGATCGGACGCATCGAGGACGTCACGCCGATCCCCCACGACGGATCGCGCGCACCCAAAGGCAAGGGCGGCTACTAG
- a CDS encoding DNA-directed RNA polymerase subunit N, translating into MMVPVRCFTCGNVVGEHWEEFDERANEGDEDPQEVLDELGVERYCCRRMLVSHQDLVDIVSPYQ; encoded by the coding sequence ATGATGGTACCGGTTCGGTGTTTCACCTGCGGCAACGTCGTCGGCGAACACTGGGAAGAGTTCGACGAGCGAGCCAACGAGGGAGACGAAGACCCACAGGAGGTCCTCGACGAACTCGGCGTCGAGCGCTACTGCTGCCGGCGGATGCTCGTCTCCCACCAGGACCTCGTCGACATCGTCTCTCCGTACCAGTAA
- a CDS encoding 50S ribosomal protein L18e: MSSKTNPRLNDLIAELKSASHDADADVWRDVADRLEKPRANHAEVNLGRIDRYAREEETVVVPGKVLGSGALQKSVTVAAVDFSSSAETKIDQVGEPVSLEQLLEENPDGSNVRVIA, translated from the coding sequence ATGAGTAGCAAGACCAATCCGAGGCTCAACGACCTCATCGCCGAGCTGAAGTCTGCGTCCCACGACGCGGACGCCGACGTCTGGCGAGACGTCGCGGATCGACTCGAAAAGCCCCGGGCGAACCACGCAGAGGTGAACCTGGGTCGGATCGACCGATACGCACGCGAAGAAGAGACCGTCGTCGTCCCCGGCAAAGTGCTGGGATCCGGCGCGCTGCAGAAGTCGGTGACCGTCGCCGCGGTCGACTTCTCCTCGTCCGCCGAGACGAAGATCGACCAGGTCGGCGAGCCAGTATCGCTCGAGCAACTGCTCGAAGAGAATCCAGACGGATCCAACGTGCGGGTGATCGCATGA
- a CDS encoding DNA-directed RNA polymerase subunit D yields MTEEYDVEFVEREDRNARFLVRGVTPAFANGIRRAMLADVPTMAIDTVRFVENSSVMFDEQLALRLGLVPLTTPPEGEFAEDDVVTLSIDVEGPGTAYSGDLVSSDDLVQPADENVPIIELKDGQRLEAEADATLGRGKDHAKHQGGVAVGYRHLQRVEVVGDLPEFEDEEPQIVRGVIQDGDELVSTSEFGHDLSERYPGKEVAVEDVPNAFVFHVETDGSFTVEELVTRAADSIEARATELEDAVQL; encoded by the coding sequence ATGACAGAGGAGTACGACGTCGAGTTCGTCGAACGCGAGGATCGTAACGCACGGTTCCTCGTTCGGGGCGTCACGCCCGCCTTCGCCAACGGCATCCGGCGAGCCATGCTCGCCGACGTGCCGACGATGGCGATCGATACCGTCCGGTTCGTCGAGAACTCGTCGGTCATGTTCGACGAGCAACTCGCCCTCCGGCTGGGCCTCGTCCCACTGACGACCCCACCCGAAGGCGAGTTCGCCGAAGACGACGTCGTTACGCTCTCGATCGACGTCGAAGGGCCAGGAACGGCCTACTCGGGCGACCTCGTCTCGAGCGACGACCTCGTCCAGCCCGCCGACGAGAACGTTCCGATCATCGAACTCAAAGACGGCCAGCGACTCGAGGCCGAAGCCGACGCGACCCTCGGCCGTGGCAAAGACCACGCCAAACACCAGGGTGGCGTCGCCGTGGGATACCGACACCTCCAGCGCGTGGAGGTCGTCGGCGACCTGCCGGAGTTCGAAGACGAGGAACCGCAGATCGTTCGCGGCGTCATTCAGGACGGCGACGAACTCGTTTCGACGAGTGAGTTCGGCCACGACCTCTCCGAGCGCTATCCCGGAAAAGAGGTCGCCGTCGAGGACGTCCCGAACGCCTTCGTCTTCCACGTCGAGACCGACGGCTCGTTCACCGTCGAGGAACTGGTCACCCGCGCCGCAGACTCGATCGAAGCGCGTGCGACCGAACTCGAGGACGCAGTACAGCTGTAG
- a CDS encoding DNA-directed RNA polymerase subunit K, with the protein MQQQRHNRYEKARILGARALQVSYGAPVLVETDQTQPILIAAEEYDAGALPFTVKRGKDRK; encoded by the coding sequence ATGCAACAGCAACGTCACAACCGCTACGAGAAGGCACGAATCCTCGGCGCTCGAGCCCTGCAGGTTTCCTACGGGGCACCGGTGCTGGTCGAGACCGACCAGACCCAGCCGATCCTGATCGCTGCCGAAGAGTACGATGCGGGCGCGTTGCCCTTCACGGTCAAGCGGGGGAAGGATCGGAAATGA
- the eno gene encoding phosphopyruvate hydratase, with protein sequence MTLITDVRLRRILDSRGNPTVEADVLTESGGFGRAAAPSGASTGEYEAVERPPTEAIAAAREHAVPRLVGEAYAGNQREVDAILHAADGTDDFSEIGANSAVAISMAAAKAGADVLGAPLFQHLGGTFRGQNFPVPLGNVVGGGEHAADATDIQEFLVAPVGAPSVEDAVFANAAAHAAVADLLEERDVPSGKGDEGAWAPSIDDSEAFEIVEEAVSRVEDEVGFEVRFGLDVAAAEMYDADSETYEYESAGESRDTAEQIAYIADLVSEYDLVYVEDPLDENDYDAFADLTDEVDEETLVCGDDLFVTNTERLQEGIDRGAANSILIKPNQIGTLTDAFDAIELAGANGYESVVSHRSGETEDATIAHLAVATDVPYVKTGAVGGERTAKLNELIRIADDAT encoded by the coding sequence ATGACGCTGATCACCGACGTCCGCCTGCGGCGGATCCTCGATTCACGTGGCAACCCCACGGTCGAGGCCGACGTTCTCACCGAGAGCGGCGGGTTCGGTCGGGCGGCCGCACCGAGCGGTGCCAGCACCGGCGAGTACGAGGCCGTCGAACGACCGCCGACCGAGGCGATCGCCGCGGCCCGCGAACACGCCGTGCCGCGACTCGTCGGTGAGGCCTACGCGGGCAATCAACGAGAGGTCGACGCCATCCTGCACGCCGCAGACGGCACCGACGACTTCTCGGAAATCGGCGCAAACAGCGCCGTTGCCATCTCGATGGCCGCCGCGAAAGCCGGCGCCGACGTGCTCGGAGCGCCGCTGTTCCAGCACCTCGGTGGCACCTTCCGCGGCCAGAACTTCCCGGTTCCGCTGGGGAACGTCGTGGGCGGGGGCGAACACGCCGCCGACGCGACCGACATCCAGGAGTTCCTCGTCGCACCCGTCGGCGCACCGAGCGTCGAAGACGCCGTCTTCGCCAACGCCGCCGCACACGCCGCCGTCGCCGACCTGCTCGAGGAGCGAGACGTTCCCTCGGGCAAGGGCGACGAAGGGGCGTGGGCACCCTCGATCGACGACAGCGAGGCGTTCGAGATCGTCGAGGAGGCAGTCTCGCGCGTCGAAGACGAGGTTGGCTTCGAGGTCCGGTTCGGACTCGACGTCGCCGCTGCGGAGATGTACGACGCGGATTCGGAAACGTACGAGTACGAATCCGCCGGCGAAAGCCGCGATACGGCCGAGCAGATCGCCTACATCGCCGACCTCGTTTCCGAGTACGACCTCGTCTACGTCGAGGACCCGCTCGACGAGAACGACTACGACGCCTTCGCCGACCTCACTGACGAAGTGGACGAGGAGACGCTCGTCTGCGGCGACGACCTGTTCGTCACCAACACCGAGCGCCTCCAGGAGGGGATCGATCGCGGCGCCGCAAACAGCATCCTGATCAAGCCAAACCAGATCGGGACGCTCACCGACGCCTTCGACGCGATCGAACTTGCGGGCGCGAACGGCTACGAGTCGGTCGTCTCCCATCGCTCGGGTGAGACCGAAGACGCGACGATCGCACACCTCGCCGTCGCGACGGACGTTCCGTACGTTAAGACGGGCGCCGTCGGGGGCGAGCGAACCGCCAAACTCAACGAACTCATCAGAATCGCAGACGACGCGACATGA